From Plasmodium falciparum 3D7 genome assembly, chromosome: 9, one genomic window encodes:
- a CDS encoding ATP-dependent protease ATPase subunit ClpY, giving the protein MKNLDANKCIKLINGLKQKKNYPYFSLQCLKNISNEKEKIHDKLLTFIPNNSRKIINSGTKSNYDSRFDKLIQNNKNNKNYNNINYKVIDHNKSNEECNVKNNFSINNKNVHISDINVKQKDKGDDLVIHIKYEPDNNKNGKKNEGQQILYNYDEMNYGNEDKTKLYIMNNYDEVGTKCNYKEYVSYNMNPHEYGKREDVNINGNNINNINNINSMNNINNINSINSINNNNINNSYNSYNNCKYINNNNNNDYNNFSRHGEKQKKYTMFLKKDDISKNIDQKEHINNLNSINNLDNMNETCDDTTSCTHSKNTRSDKKTDASISGKDDIVRDSYSSDKKKENMENFAKVKITKENIININEIKEEDVKKVKKVMGHKKETNEYNIKDEKNDNIYDIKVDIKKEEKDNIYDIKVDIKNEELPKSTIASEVPNHNSNVLKNDNIGKKNYFSSGSMKSGNVLKEEIKSDDSKINFQMKNGKSSKKCLYPHEIVEYLNKYIIGQSEAKKVVANALRQRWRRIQVSDDMKKDIIPKNILMIGPTGVGKTEIARRISMFVDAPFIKVEATKFTEVGFHGKDVDQIIKDLVEIAVKRQKTKFEIEIREQAEETVENIILYSLLGNIKEEEKNIWRKYLKDGSLDDKVISIDIPNYINNNIFSNDSVENAVKEALSNHQNIKSVKIIHQNINKQSDKKTMTIREARQKLLQLEIDSSINQDTILKTAINSVEEEGIVFIDEIDKICSKSNSSYNGPDASAEGVQRDLLPLIEGCVINTKYGNINTNYILFIASGAFQRVKPNDMLNELQGRLPVHVTLSSLTIKDFIDILTKTHNNLLQQNIALLKTEGIDLKFTDDAIETIANAAHDMNFYVENIGVRRLHTIIEKIMEDINYDVYNYVNQSIVIDKDKVNKSLEGFIKQYDLKKYII; this is encoded by the coding sequence atgaaaaaccTTGACGCAAACAAATGTATTAAGCTTATTAACGGTTTGAAGCAAAAGAAGAATTATCCTTATTTCTCCTTAcaatgtttaaaaaatataagtaatGAGAAGGAGAAGATTCATGATAAGCTTTTAACATTTATTCCAAATAATAgtaggaaaataataaactcAGGTACCAAGAGTAATTATGACAGTAGGTTTGATAAGttaattcaaaataataagaataataagaattataataatattaattataaagtTATTGATCATAATAAGTCTAATGAGGAATGTAATGTAAAAAACAATTtttcaataaataataaaaatgtacatatatctGATATAAATGTAAAGCAAAAAGATAAGGGGGATGATTtagtaatacatataaaatatgaacctgataataataaaaatggaaaaaaaaatgaaggtcaacaaatattatataattatgatgaaatGAATTATGGTAATGAGGATAAGaccaaattatatattatgaataattatgatgaagTAGGAACAAAATGTAATTATAAGGAGTATGTGTCTTATAATATGAATCCACATGAATATGGAAAAAGGGAAGATGTGAACattaatggtaataatataaacaatataaataatataaatagtatgaataatataaataatataaatagtataaatagtataaataataataatattaataattcttataatagttataataattgtaaatatataaataataataataataatgattataataattttagtCGACATGgagaaaaacaaaagaagTATACAATGTTTTTAAAGAAAGatgatatatcaaaaaatatagatcaaaaagaacatattaataatttaaatagtataaataatttagataatatgaatgaaacATGTGATGATACTACTTCTTGTACACATAGTAAGAACACAAGAAGTGATAAAAAGACAGATGCGTCAATTTCAGGAAAGGATGATATCGTGAGAGATAGTTATTCATcggataaaaaaaaggagaacATGGAAAATTTTGCCAAGGTTAAAATAACGaaggaaaatattattaatattaacgaaataaaagaagaagatgtTAAGAAAGTTAAAAAGGTTATGGGACATAAAAAGGAAACAAacgaatataatataaaagatgaaaaaaatgataatatatatgatattaaggtagatataaaaaaggaagagAAGGATAacatatatgatattaaggtagatataaaaaatgaagaactACCCAAAAGTACCATTGCAAGTGAGGTACCAAACCATAATTctaatgttttaaaaaatgataatattggAAAGAAGAATTATTTTAGTAGTGGTAGTATGAAAAGTGGTAATGTGCTTAAAGAGGAAATAAAATCAGATGAtagtaaaataaattttcaaATGAAAAATGGGAAAAGTAGTAAGAAATGTTTATATCCTCATGAGATTGTGGAAtatttgaataaatatataataggtCAAAGTGAAGCTAAAAAAGTTGTTGCTAATGCATTACGACAAAGATGGAGAAGAATACAAGTTAGTGATGATATGAAAAAGGATATTATaccaaaaaatattttaatgataGGACCTACAGGTGTTGGTAAAACAGAAATAGCAAGACGTATATCTATGTTTGTCGATGCACCGTTTATTAAAGTAGAAGCAACAAAGTTTACAGAAGTTGGATTTCATGGTAAAGATGTAGATCAAATTATAAAAGATTTGGTTGAAATAGCTGTAAAAAggcaaaaaacaaaatttgaAATTGAGATCAGAGAACAAGCTGAAGAAACtgttgaaaatattatactttattcattattaggtaatataaaagaagaagaaaaaaatatctgGAGGAAATATTTGAAAGATGGATCATTAGATGATAAGGTTATTAGTATAGATATAcctaattatattaataacaatattttttcaaatgaTTCTGTTGAAAATGCTGTAAAGGAAGCCTTAAGTAATCATCAGAATATCAAAagtgtaaaaataatacatcaaaatataaataaacagaGTGATAAAAAAACAATGACTATTAGGGAAGCAAGacaaaaattattacaaCTAGAAATTGATTCTTCAATAAATCAAGATACGATTTTAAAAACAGCTATAAATTCTGTAGAAGAAGAAGGAATTGTTTTTATAGATGAAATAGATAAAATTTGTTCAAAATCTAATTCTTCATATAATGGACCAGATGCAAGTGCTGAAGGTGTACAAAGAGATCTTCTTCCTTTAATCGAAGGATGtgttataaatacaaaatatggtaatataaatactaattatattttatttatagctTCAGGGGCTTTTCAAAGAGTTAAACCTAATGATATGCTAAATGAATTACAAGGAAGATTACCAGTACATGTTACATTATCTAGTTTAACCATAAAAGattttatagatatattaacaaaaacaCATAATAACTTATTACAACAAAATATAGCTCTACTAAAAACAGAAGGCATAGATCTCAAATTTACTGATGATGCTATTGAAACTATAGCCAATGCAGCACATGATATGAATTTCTATGTAGAAAATATTGGTGTCAGACGATTACATACAATCATTGAAAAAATTATGGAAGATATTAATTATGATGTATACAATTATGTAAACCAATCTATTGTCATTGATAAAGACAAAGTCAACAAATCGCTGGAAGGTTTTATTAAGCAATACgacttaaaaaaatatatcatataa